One Castanea sativa cultivar Marrone di Chiusa Pesio chromosome 4, ASM4071231v1 DNA window includes the following coding sequences:
- the LOC142632000 gene encoding zinc finger BED domain-containing protein RICESLEEPER 1-like, translating to MQRSEISASSMIQHEETSALPTSKKRKSPSTVWNHFKQVKDDDGKVWAICERCGNRFPGSSKDGTSDLNNHLKTKKCLAAKIGESHKEMMSSSKTGDIENPTVTNGNFMFDEERSGLDLVRMIIKNGYSLKMVEHEDFKIFVKNLQPLFKFPSQDTLKDKIFRAYREEKERLLKQIDKVLSFSLILNFWTGHGKKNKYCSFTLQFIEDGLKLKKKTIALKEVEYNYTGEALSEIVKCLLLDLNIDKKLGSITVESSSANDQMVEIIKLWLGDQGNYHPFRGKIFHIPCIMHIINLLVQDGLDEIDYILPKIRKAIKYISETTIGKQKFEEAVKKLNLGGKNITFEGVPLRWDSTFFMLQIALELREAFVGLQSSDCDLSMEEWDKAEVMRKCLKVFYESKCSFLGSNCLSTNVYFIKIFEIYGSLRKWQKSDISKKMIVTFDKYFDCCTFVSAIAAVFDPRTNWNFLHFSFEALYGKDTKKHKAIGDALSHIFGAYAKDLCSQELSSSFPNNDNSFSSYSDNPCNMLDMWNKAQRGSQTTELDLYYQEPRFRSEGEFDILGWWQTKGQNFPTLRTMACDILAIPMSTSISNSAFCIETRTINPIFNGLDDPDIIEALVCGKDWLDNPIRITPNKDNEHSLELTQTSFVLAGSSISLESKEKHAPSIANTEVMLANHSSSARLEPFPTSIVNKSSDHGSSVNDAELLSRITTMEKKLEAEKVDREKERARYEVQLAKKDLKYIADTVDLQKQIDDLLSRQNILNQQLNLFPVPNTPIHESDIIMALSHLES from the exons ATGCAACGTTCAGAGATCTCAGCATCTTCTATGATACAACATGAGGAAACTTCAGCACTTCCgacttctaaaaaaagaaagtcaCCATCTACGGTTTGGAACCACTTCAAACAGGTTAAAGATGATGATGGGAAGGTCTGGGCCATATGTGAACGTTGTGGGAACCGCTTTCCAGGGTCAAGCAAAGACGGGACCTCAGACTTGAACAATCActtgaaaaccaaaaaatgtTTGGCTGCAAAAATTGGAGAATCACATAAAGAAATGATGTCTTCTAGCAAAACAGGTGATATAGAAAATCCAACTGTCACCAATGGAAATTTCATGTttgatgaagaaaggagtgGCCTGGATTTGGTAAGAATGATTATTAAGAATGGGTATTCATTGAAAATGGTTGAGCATGAGgactttaaaatttttgtgaagAATTTACAACCATTGTTCAAATTTCCTTCACAAGACACTTTAAAGGATAAGATTTTCCGTGCCTACCGTGAAGAAAAGGAGAGACTCCTCAAACAGATTGATAAGGTCTTGAGCTTCAGTTTAATACTTAATTTTTGGACAGGTCATGGTAAAAAGAATAAGTATTGTTCTTTTACTTTGCAATTTATTGAAGATGGTCTGAAACTGAAGAAGAAGACTATTGCCCTAAAAGAGGTAGAATATAATTATACAGGAGAAGCTCTTTCTGAGATAGTAAAATGTCTGCTTCTGGATTTGAACATTGACAAGAAATTGGGCTCTATAACTGTTGAAAGTTCTTCTGCAAATGATCAAATGGTAGAAATCATAAAACTCTGGCTTGGTGATCAAGGTAATTACCATCCTTTTAGAGGGAAAATCTTTCACATCCCTTGCATTATGCATATAATAAATCTCCTTGTTCAGGATGGCTTGGATGAGATAGATTATATTCTTCCTAAGATAAGGAAGGCTATCAAATACATTAGTGAAACAACAATTGGAAAACAAAAGTTTGAAGAGGCtgtaaagaaattaaatttaggAGGCAAGAACATTACTTTTGAAGGTGTTCCTTTAAGGTGGGATTCCACCTTTTTCATGCTTCAAATTGCATTGGAGTTAAGGGAAGCATTTGTTGGCCTACAGAGTAGTGATTGTGACTTATCTATGGAGGAATGGGATAAGGCAGAAGTCATGCGCAAATGTTTGAAAGTTTTCTATGAAAGCAAATGCAGCTTTTTGGGAAGCAATTGTCTTAGTACGAATGtgtattttattaagatttttgaaatttatggcAGTTTGCGTAAATGGCAAAAAAGTGACATTTCAAAGAAAATGATAGTCACATTTGACAAGTACTTTGACTGTTGTACTTTTGTTTCCGCAATTGCAGCAGTTTTTGACCCACGTACAAATTGGAACTTTTTGCACTTCTCTTTCGAAGCTTTATATGGTAAAGATACTAAGAAACACAAAGCGATCGGTGATGCTCTTAGCCATATTTTTGGTGCATATGCCAAAGACCTTTGCAGTCAGGAGTTATCTTCTTCCTTCCCTAATAATGATAATAGCTTTTCCTCATATAGTGATAATCCTTGTAATATGCTAGATATGTGGAACAAGGCGCAAAGAGGTTCACAAACAACAGAACTTGATCTATATTATCAAGAGCCTCGTTTTCGTTCTGAGGGAGAATTTGACATATTGGGTTGGTGGCAAACCAAGGGTCAAAATTTTCCAACGCTTAGGACGATGGCTTGTGATATCTTGGCAATTCCAATGTCAACTTCTATATCAAATTCTGCTTTCTGTATTGAAACTAGGACAATCAATCCCATCTTCAATGGATTGGATGATCCTGACATTATAGAGGCATTGGTTTGTGGGAAGGATTGGTTGGACAATCCTATAAGGAT CACGCCAAACAAGGACAATGAACACTCTCTTGAACTCACTCAGACTTCATTTGTTTTGGCGGGGTCTTCTATAAGCTTGGAATCTAAAGAG AAACATGCTCCCTCTATTGCCAACACGGAAGTCATGCTTGCAAATCATAGTTCATCTGCACGCCTTGAACCATTTCCAACTA GTATCGTCAACAAATCATCTGATCATGGTTCTAGTGTCAATGATGCTGAGTTGCTGAGCCGTATTACAACAATGGAAAAAAAGCTTGAAGCTGAGAAGGTTGACAGGGAAAAGGAGAGGGCACGGTATGAGGTCCAGTTGGCAAAAAAGGACCTTAAATATATTGCTGATACGGTTGATCTACAGAAGCAGATCGATGATTTATTGTCTCGGCAGAACATTCTGAATCAGCAGCTTAATCTTTTTCCAGTCCCTAACACGCCGATTCATGAGAGTGACATTATCATGGCTTTATCACACTtagaaagttaa